GACCTGAAGGCCCTCGAGGAGGCCCTGGAGTTCGAGAAGAAGGCCGTCGCTTTTTACACCGAGCGTGCCGAAGCCGAAAAGGAAGGGAAAGCCAGGGCGTTCTACCGGAGCCTGGTGGAGATCGAGGGGGCTCACGTTCAGATCGTCCAGGCCGAGATCGATTCCCTGTCCGGCTCCGGGTTCTGGCTCGGTTACCAGGAGATCTCCCTGGAGGACTGAAAACCGGACACGGAGACGCGGAGACACGGGGAGGCTAGCAGCGTGTCGGAAAACCTCTTGACACGCTGCTGTAAGTTTTTCGGAAAGCCCTTTTTTGGGTCTTTTCTTGAAAACAAGAGCATTAAACCGGTGAATAACTCCAGTGAATTACCAAATGTGCCATATATTTGTTCTTTTCGGTCTAAATGCTACTTCCGAAAAACTATATCTAGGAGCCTGCATGGGGTTCTCCGACAGACTCCTAGGGGCAGTGAAAGGTGAAAGAAAAGTCGTGGCCTGTGATCATCAATGCAGTTGTATTATTCACTCTTGACAAGAATGTTCGGAAGAACGAATGTTTTTCACGCTTCACGCTTCACGCTTCACGAAAGGAGCCCCCTTTGTTCCTCCGCCTCTTCCTCCTCTTCACCCTCATCCCGGCCATTGAGCTTTACCTCCTCATCAAGGTGGGAGCCTTCATCGGGGCCGGGAACACCATCCTGCTCATTATCGGTACGGGGATCCTGGGTGCCTATTATGCCCGGCAGCAGGGTCTTGCTGTCATGACCAGCATCCAGGTGAGGATGCAGCAGGGGCGGCTTCCCGGTGACGACCTGGTGAACGGGGCCATGCTCCTGGTGGGCGGCGCCCTCCTCATCACCCCCGGCTTTCTTACGGATATTGCGGGTTTTTCCCTCATTTTCCCTCCCACCCGTGAGGTCATCAAGGTGGCGGTAAAGGGGTGGCTGGAAAGGAAGGCCAGGGAAGGGCAGGTCATCATCAACCGTGGTCACGATGACGGTGGCCCGTTCATCGACGTGTAAATGCGGGCTGTCGGCCCGCATTTACACGTGGCAGCTGAGAACCGAGAAACAAATTCCAGATTTCAAACCAGGAACAGCTTGCCTGGGTAAAGGAAAGGGCCGCATTCGCGGCCCCATAATCTTTCCACCTTCCACCTTCCACTTTTCCTCTTCACTTCCATATAAAATCCTTCCCCCTCGGATAACCCAGCTTGACCAGCATGTTTTCCAGGGGACACCAGCGGGTGAACGCCGACTGGATGAGGTTGACGGCGACGAAAGCCGGAAGAAGGTACCATAGTGGATCGAGGATCGCTCCAAGCAGCACGCCGGTCCCCACCATTGTGCCCGCGAAGATCCTCACCACGCACTCGGCCATCATCTTGTTCTTCGTGGCCTCGCCGCGCCGGATCTCGTCCATCCAGAGGGGGTGACGTTCTTCGGCGTAATCCAGTTTCACTTTCCCGCTGAACATGGAGGAGAACAGGGGCCAGTTGGCTTTAAGGACAAAGGCCCCGATGTGGGCGATGAAGGCCAGGAAGAAAAGC
This genomic interval from bacterium contains the following:
- the fxsA gene encoding membrane protein FxsA, which gives rise to MFLRLFLLFTLIPAIELYLLIKVGAFIGAGNTILLIIGTGILGAYYARQQGLAVMTSIQVRMQQGRLPGDDLVNGAMLLVGGALLITPGFLTDIAGFSLIFPPTREVIKVAVKGWLERKAREGQVIINRGHDDGGPFIDV